The bacterium DNA window AAGACGTCCAGCTGGACCGGCGTAATGTGGTACCCGTTGCACGCGTTCTGGTCTTGCGGGCAGGCGGTCATCGCGACCAGGCAGTCCATGTCCGCCTGAAACTCGATGTAGTCGCCCGCCTTGGAGAGCGGAGCCCGGACTTCTATTTGGCCGGTTTCTGCGACCTCGGTGTTCATGAAGACGTTGAAGGGGTCGGGAATCAGATGCTCCGGAATGCCGTGCGCCTCGAGCACTCCGCGGAGGATCGCGAGACAGCTGGGATGATCCGTGATGCCGAAGCGGATCGGATAGTCGTACGGGCTGCACGCCGACGACTGAAGGTCGTGACGGCCGACCGTGTCCGCCACAATCGTGAGCAGCGGCCGGCACTTGGTGCTGTAGAGCCGGTGTCCCGTCGAGAGCAGCCACGTGTTGTTCAGCTTGCGGGTGTTTCCCTGGGAGAGGCGCTCGGTGGGGTCGTCAGTCGAGAAAACGACGAGATCGCTGACCTGCCGGCCTTCGAGATCGGTGATGCGAAACCGCTGCGCGCGCTTGATAAGAAAGGCGAAGCCGCCCCGCGGCGGAACGACCTGCCGTACCTCAAAGCGTTCCCCGGTCACACGCGCCCCCCGAACGGTCAGACCTCGGATGCCGATTCGACGTCGGCGTACAGCACCGCCTCTGGGTGGCGGCGCAGCACCGACGCGGGGCACCGCGTCGAGACCGGCCCGCGCAGCATCACCCTGAGCGCCTCGCGTTTGGTGGGGCCCGGCACCACGCAGACGATCCTGCCGGCCCGCACGATCGCCGGTACGGTCAGCGTGATCGCTTCCTTCGGCACCGCCGCGAGCGCCTCGAAGCAGCCGTCGTGCACCTGCTGCAGCCGCGACCGCTCGTCGAGCGCGACGACCCGGAGCAGCGCGGGGTCGTCGAAGTCCGTGTCGCCGGGTTCGTTGAACGCGATGTGCCCGTTCTCGCCGACTCCAATGCAGGCGAGGTCGACGGGCGCCTCCCGGAGCAGGCCCGTGTAGCGGGCGATCTCCCCGGCGACGTCGGCCGCGTTTCCGTCGAGAAGCCACACTCGGCCGGGCCGAACACGGTCGAAGAGATGCTCGCGCAGAAACTGCCCGAACGCCTGCGGCGCGCCGGCCGGGAGCCGGAGGTACTCGTCGACGTGAAACGCCGTGACGCGGCTCCAGTCGATCTCGCGCGTCTCGGCGAGCGTGTGCAGAAACTCGATCTGGGACGGCGCCGAGGCAAACAGCGCGCGCGCCTCGCCGCGGACGTCGATCGCCGTTCGCAGCGTGGCGGCGGCGCCGGCCGCGGCAGCCTGCCCCATCTCATCCCGGGTGCGGTAGATCTGCACGGCGAGCCGCTCCACCCGCAGGCTGCGGGCGGGTGTCATGGAGATGTGGCGTTGCGGAGTTCGTCGAGGATTCCGCCGGCCGCCTCGAGGATCGCGGCCTCGGCGTCCGGCGCGACGCGGCTCCACGGGGACAGGCGCGTTTCGTAGCCACCCTCCTCAAACGCGGATGCCGGAGGAACGTAGCCGAGGCAGCCATTCGCGTACCCCATGACTACCGTATGCGGAAAGGGGGACCGGTCGCGCAGGCGCTGTCCCGACTCGGCGAAGAACTCGCCCGGCAGCGCGATGAGCGCCAGGTCGCCGATCGCCATCGCCTGCACTTCGGTCTCTTCAGTGGGCCCCGCGTCGCGCTCCGCCCACCGCAGGGCCGACTCCGCGTAAAAGAGCTCCAGCCGCGCCTCGGCCGTCGCGTCGGCGGCCGCGCCCGCGGTCACGAGCGACTCGACGTGTCGGCGCTGCGCGAGGACCGTCGAACGCGCCTCCGGCTCGGGGAGCGATCGCACCGGCACCGTGACCGCACGCCGTCGCGTGGCGAGCGGTCCGCGGACCGGGCGGGCGTCGCGCGACGCCCGGATCGCTTCCACGGCCAGCCGGAGGCCGAGCGCCTCCGCGCGCTCGAACGTCCGGCCCGGCGTCGGCAGACCGAGCGCCGTCTGACCGGCCGAGTGTCCCACGTTGATGTCGCCGCACGCGCCGTTCGCAAACGCGCCCCAGCCGTCGGTAACCCGTTCCACCGCGTCGACCGTAAACCCGACGTAGTCGCGCGTCACGAGGACGTTGTCGGGGCCGAGCACGGTCGGGTGGCAGGCGTAGTGCACGAGCGAAGCCGGGGCGGTATCGACGCGGTCGAATCGCACCACGGTGACGGTCGGATCGACCGGCCCGTCGGGCCGCCTCCGGTTTCGTCCGACCGAGGCTTCCCGGCCGCACCCCACGGCCGCGTCCGCCGGCTCGAGGTTCCGGCAGGCCTCCGCCGCCACGGCCGCCGCGCCATGCTCCAGCGTCCCGAGCCAGCGCGGATCGGGCGGCGCGCAGCAGAGGGCGATCGTCGCCGGGGCGCCGTGGGTGTGGGTCGCGGCCACCATGACCGCCGCCCGCGGAATGCCGCAGGCCTCCTCCACGCGCCGCCGCACCCGCGCGACGAACGGCCCGTCGAGCTCGCACAGGTCGCAGAGGATCAACGCCGCCCGTTCCCCGCCGTCTTCCAGGACGAGCGCCCGAGCGTATAGATCGTCGTGGACCCCGCGCGCGCCGCTCTCGCGCGCCGCGAACCCCGCGAGGCCGGCGCCCGGCGGAGGGGTGATCACGGTTTTTGCGGCTCCCACCCACATGCGTCGCCATTATACACTGCACACGGAGGCGGGCCGTGGACCTCGCGATCACCGGCAACGACGCATTCGGACGGCCCATGACCGTGGCCGTCTCCGGCGGGCGCATCGAAAGCGTGCGACCCGCCGATCGCGCGTCCGCGCCGGCCGATCTGTGGGTGTTTCCCGGGTTCATCGACCTCCAGGTCAACGGCTTCGGCGGGCACGATCTCAACGCCGCCGACCCGACGCCGGAGGCGGTGGCCGGGGTGGCGCGGTCGCTCTGGCGCCACGGCGTGACGCGCTTTTGCCCCACGATCTGCACGGCGAGTCACGAGCAGATGACGGCGGCGCTGCGCGCGGTGGCGCAGGCCTGCGACGAGATGGACTGGGTCGGCCGGGCGGTGGTCGGCGTGCACGTCGAGGGACCTTACATCTCGCCCGAGGACGGTCCGCGCGGCGCCCATCCCGCGGCCCACGTCCGCGCGCCCGACTGGCGGGAGGTCGAGACGTTCCAAAGGGCGGCCGGCGGCCGGATCCGGGTGTTCACGCTTGCGCCCGAGCGGCCCGGCGCGATGGAGTTGATCGAGCGTCTGTCGCGGGCCGGCATCGTCCCCGCGATCGGTCACACCGCCGCCACGCCGGACGACATCCGAGCCGCGGTCGCGGCCGGCGTCAGGCTGTCCACGCATCTTGGGAACGGCGCGCACGCGACGCTGCCGCGGCATCCGAACTACATTTGGGCGCAGCTGGCGGAAGACGTCCTGTCCGCGAGCCTCATCGTCGACGGTCACCATTTGCCGCCCGAGGTCGTCAAGGTGATGATCCGGGCGAAGGGCCCCGCGCGGTGCGTCCTGATCAGCGATGCGATCTGGCTCGCGGATCAGCCGCCCGGTCGATACGAATTTCTCGGCAGTCCGGTGGAGCTGACCCCCGGCGGCAAGGTCCGCCTCGGCAACAGCGGGTATCTCGCGGGATCCGCGTTGAACCTGGCCGGCGCGGTGGCCAACGCCGTGCGCTTCGCCGATGTCGGGGTCGCGGAGGCCGTGGCCATGGCGTCGCGGCAGCCCGCGATGCTGCTCGGCCGTCAGGATCTCGGGTCGCTCGTTCCCGGCAATGCCGCCGACCTCGTGCTGGCCCGGTGGTCGCCCGGCGACGGCCCGCCGCGGATCGTCCAGACCGTGGTGGACGGCGCGGTCGTCTACGCTAACGGAAGCCGGTGAAGGCGATGCCCTCGGTGATGTGCCGCCGGAAGAAGAGAAACACGGCGATGATCGGCACGGCGCTGACCGTCGCGCCGGCGGTGATGGCGCCGTAGTCGATCGTGAAGCGCTGCTGGAAGAACGCCAGCCCGACTTCCATTGTGTACATGTCCTGCGAGCTCGCGATGATGAGCGGCCAGATGAAGCCCGTCCACGCCTGGATGGCGGCGAAGATGGCCACGGCCGCCATCGCCGAACTGGCGGCGGGGACGGCGATGCGCAGGAAGATCCGCCACTCGGACGCGCCGTCGATACGCGCCGCGTCCAGCAGCTCGTCGGGGAGCGCCGTGCGGAAGTACTGCCGCATGATGAAGACACCGAAGCTCATCACGAGATACGGCGCGACGAGGCCCGGGTAGCTGTTGATCCAGTGCCAGTCCCGCATCGTCAGGTACAGCGGGACCATGTAGGTCTCGAGCGGCAGGATCGCCGTCGCGAGGAACAGCATGAAGATCGCGGTGTCGCCGGGGAAGCGGAACTTCCCGAACACGTACCCCGCGACCGTCGACGTGGCCACGATCACCGCCGTGGAGAGCGCGGCGACGATGAGGCTGTTCAGGAAGAACCGGCCGAAGGGGGCCGTCTGGAACGCCCGCACGTAGTTGAGCACGGTCGGGGCGCGCGGCAGGAGGTGCGGCGGAAACGCCAGGATCTCCGGCGCCGGTTTGAGCGACGTGGCCAGCATCCAGAGAAACGGGAAGATCATGACCGCCGCCCAGACGATCAGGAGCGCGTGGGTCAGGCCCGCCTGCACGCGCGCGCTCATTCGGCGCCGCCGCGCAGGACCCGAAACTGCGCCAGCGTGAGCAGCAGCACGATGGCGAAGAAGACCGTGGCCTCCGCCGAGGCGTACCCCATCCGGTAGAACCGGAAGGCGTTCTCGAAGATGTCGTAGATGAGCACGCGCACCACGCTGCCGGGCGAGCCCTGGATGTCCGCGGCCATCACGTACACCTGCGTGAAGACGTTGTACGCGCCGATCGTCGAGATCACCGTCACCAGCAGCACCGTCGGCATCAGCAGCGGCAGCGTGAGGTAGCGGAAGAACCGCCACCCCGTCGCGCCGTCGATCAGGCCCGCCTCGGTGTATTCGGCCGGGATCGCGCGCAGGCCGATGATGAACAGGACCATGTTGTAGCCGAGCGTCTTCCAGACCGACATGATGATCACGGCCCAGAGCGTGGTCCGGGGCTCGAGCAGCCACCCCACGGGCTGGATCCCCACGAACGAGAGGGCGTAGTTGAGGATGCCGTACCGCGCGTCGTAGATCCACTTCCAGACCACGGCCTCGGGTACGGTCGGCGTGATGAACGGCAGGAAGTAGATGAACTGATAGGCGCCCTCGAAGCGCAGGCGCCGGGCCAGCGGCAGCGCCACGACGAGCGCCAGCGCCACGCCGGCGACGACCGTCACGACCGCGAACACGGTCGTATTGGACAGCGCCAGGCGGAAGTTCGAGTCGGCGAGCAGCGCGCTGAAGTTCTCCAGGCCGACGAAGGGTTTGACGCGGGAGATCAGGTCCCAGCTGAACACGGACAGGCGCAGCGTCTGGACGATCGGGATCACGCGGAAGAGGACGAAGAAGGCCGCGGGGACCAGCAGCATCGCGTAGCAGAAGGCGTACCGGCCGAGGACGACGCGGCTGAGGCGTGGGCGCGAGGCGGCGCGTGCGCCGGCCGGGGAATGCGGCGGGAGCGCCGCGGCGGTGCGCGGCGCTCCCACGTCTGTCGAGCGGTCCGGTCCGTTACTCGCCGTAGAGCCCGTCCCGCTTGAGAATGGTGTTCGTCTCGTCCGCCCAGGTGCGCAGGATCCGTGCGATGGCGCCCGGATTGCCGGTCAGGCTCTTATCCCGGTACGCGGCCACCAGCCGGTCCGCCAGCTTGGTCTCGATCTCGTCGAAATCTTTGATCGACGGCATCGACCAGTACACGAAGTCCTTGTTCTGGAACAGGAACGCGCGATACTGTGGGATCTTCACCAGCACCGGATCGTAGTTGACGTCTTGGCGCAGCGGGATCCAGCCGACCTGCTCGAGCATCTGGCGCTCGTACTGTGCCTGGGTCAGGAACTTGATGAAATCCCAGGCGGCCGCCGCGTTCTTCGACGACTGCGGGACATAGAGGTTCACGGGGTTGAAGATCGTGCCCCACCGCTTGTCGCGCGGCAGCGGCGCCGCCATGTACTTGAGGGCGGGCGCGTTCTTCGCCGCGTCCCCGACGACCCAGGACTCGCGCGCGAACATCGCCGTCTGCCCGAGCTCGAACGCCTCGGCGTCGTGCTTGATGTCGAAGCTGTCGACTTTGTTCACGTACAGGGCGTCGAGGTACATCTTGAGCGTGGCGGCCCCGGCGTCGTTCGCGTATCCGGCCTTGTACTTGCCCTGCGCGTTGCGGGTGAGGATCTCCCCGCCGCGCGGCCACATCAGGATGGTGAACTTCTCGGCAACGCCGCTGCCGGCGCCGAAGAGGCGGAGGCTGATCCCGCTCCGGGTAACGCGGCCCTGCGCGTCGGTCTTGACCAGTTTCTTCGCGTCCGCCGCGAGCTCGTCCATCGTCCGCGGCGGCCCGGAGATCCCCGCCTCCTTGAACATGTCAGTGTTGTAGAAGAGGGCGCCGATCCCCGCGAACCACGGCACGCCGTAGACGTCCGATCCGACCGTGGCGTGCTGCTGCGACGCAGTGCCGAAGCCGCGGCCGCGGACGTACTGGGCCATGTCCGGCGGCGCTTTGGCGATCAGCCCCGCGTCGATGTAGCGGAACACCGTGGCGTCGTCCACTTCCAGGATGTCGCCCGCGGTGCCGGACGGGATGGACGCCGCCAGCTTGCGCTCGTAGTCCCGCAGCTGCGTCACCAGCACCGTCGTGTGGACGTTGGGGTGAGCCCGGTCATACGCGTCGGCGGCCGCCTGGTAGACGGGCTGAAGCTCCGGATATCCGCTCCAGATCGCGAGGTTGATCGACGGCGCCGCGCCGCCGGGCGCGGCCGCGCCTCCAAGCGCCGCCACGGCCACCGCCAGGGCCAGTCCCAGCCAGCGTGCCTGCTGCCAGGTTCTTTGCATCCTCATCCTCCTTTAGAGCAGCCTGCGAATGCGCGTGCCGTACTCTTCGAAGTAGCGCCGGTTGAACTCGTCCCCCCCAGGCGAGTTCGCGCTCCGCCAGATCGGCGGCGTCTGCCCCCGGCCGAGCAGCAGGGCCATCGCTTCAAGCAGCATTGCGTTGAGCGCGAAGGCGTTGTTCAGCGTCGAGATCGGCCCGACCGGCTCGTCCAAGCCCGGGAGGCGCAGCACGCCGTCGCCGACGGGCACCTTGGTATCGACGTAGACGTCCACGACCTCGAACAGGTTGCGGCCGCTGGGATGCCGGGCCGGGTGGTCGCGGGGAAGGCTGCGCGAATGCTCGACCGACGTCACGCCGATCGTCGTGAGTCCGCGCGCGCGGCCTTCGCCGGCCGCGTCGATCGTCGCGGCGTTGACGCCGTAGGCGTTGACGATCATCAAGACCTCGCCGCGCCGCAGCTGATAGCCGTCGAGGATCGCCTTCGTGTAGCCGGGCGTGCGCTCGATGCGCGTGGACCGGGCGGCGCCGGAGCCGAGCCAGAATCCGTCGTCGAGGATCGCATCGATCGGCACGAACCCGCCGGCCCGGTAGAAGCACTCTTCCGCCGCGAGCATGGAGTGCCCGCCGGGACCGATGACGTGGACCAGGCCGCCGCCGCCGATGCAGTCCGCGATGAGGCGCGCCGCGGCGGCGATGCGGTCGGCCTCCTCGCGGGCGATGCGGTCGTGATACTCTCGCACGCGCTCGAGGAACCGCTGGGTCACCGACACGAGCCGACACCTCCCCTGCGCGTCGGGAACGGCGCTCCATGTTCCGGCTTCGGCGATCCCGAACCCCTTCCCCTGCAGACCACACAGGGTTTTGACGGCCCCTGAACCAAGAGGAGCGCATGACTCCCCCCGCGGCCTCATCCAAGTCCGCGCGGCCGGCCGACGCGCTGCCGACCGTGCTCATCCCCGGCCTGCTCTGCACGCCGCGCCTCTACGCGGAACAGCTCTCGGCGCTCTGGCGGTTCGGCCCGGTCACCGTCGCCGACCACACGCGCGACGACAGCGTCGCGGGGATCGCGCGGCGCCTGCTTGCGGCGGCGCCGCCGCGCTTCGCCCTGGTCGGACTGTCGATGGGCGGCTACACGGCGTTTGAAGTCATGCGCGCCGCGCCCGACCGGGTAGCCCGGTTGGCCTTGCTCGACACGTCCGCGCGTGCGGATCTGCCCGAACAGGGCGAGCGCCGCCGCGCCATGATCGCGCTCGCCTGCGAGGGCCGCTTCGCGGAGGTGATCGAGCCGCTGTTCCTGTCATGGGTGCACCCCTCCCGCCGCACCGACGTGACGCTGCGGGCGATCGTGCAGGGCATGGCGGAGGACACGGGCCCCGACGCGTTTGTGCGGCAGATCACGGCGATCATGACGCGTCCGGACTCGCGCCCCGGTCTCGCGGCCATCCGCTGCCCGACGCTGGTCCTCGTCGGCGACAAAGACGAGGCGACGTCGCCGGACCGCGCGGCCGAGATCGCGGACGGCATCCCGGGCGCGCGGCTCGTCACCGTTCCCGACGCCGGCCACCTGACGGCGCTCGAGCAGCCGGGGCACGTGGCGCGGGCGCTGGTCGACTGGATGGAGATGGGCGCGCGATGACCGGGATCGAGCGGATCCGTCTCGAAGGCGTGCTGCCGGCGCCGGTGAGCCATTACTGCGACGCGGTCCGGGCGGGGGACATCCTCTACGTCTCGGGCATCGTGGCGATGGACCGCGACGGCCGGGTCGTCGGCGCGGGCGACGCCGCCCGGCAGACGGAGCAGATCTTCGAGCACATCGCAAAGGTTCTGGCCCACGTGGGCGCCGATGCCTCGCGGATCACGAGCGTGCTCATCCATCTCACGAACATGGACGACCGGGTGCGCATCAACCCCGTCCGGATCCGATACTTCGGCGAGCACCGGCCGGCCAGCACGCTCGTGCAGGTCGCCGCCCTCATCCATCCGGATCTGCTGGTCGAGGTCACCTGCACGGCCTATCTTGGGCATTAGGCGTGCGGAACCGATCCGGGCCGCTGTTCCGTACTAGATAAGGTTCGCCACAAACGCCCCGGCCGCCCGGCCGCGGCGCTCATCACGGGGGAAGGCACATCACGCCTTAGCGTCTATGCGTCGTCGGTGTCGTTTTCGCGTCTCCGCGTTTGGTTGGCTGTCGGCTGCGGTGGTGCTGCTGTTCACGGCGGAGGCGGGGGTGGCGGGCTCGCCTCCGTTCTGGCCCGCCGTCCAGGTCTCCCACGGTTCCTCGACCCGAATCGCCCCCGGCATCTCGTACGCTCATTACACGCTTCGCACGTCCGACGGCCCGCTCAACATCCACCAGCTGCGGGTCGACCTCGACAATCCGTCGGTGCGCCTGAGCACCGCGCTCGCCAACAACCAGCTCATCAGCGGCGACGAGACGGTCTCGTCGATGATGACGCACTGGAACGGCGCCATCGCGGCCGTCAACGGCGATTTCTTCGACATCGGCGATTCGGGGATGCCGCTCAACATCATGGTCAAGGACGGGCGGCTGCTGCGGAGCCCCTCCGGGTGGACGGCGCTCGCGATCGGCCGAGACGGCAGCGCCCGGATCGCGCATTTCCGGTGGGCGGCGTCGATCGCCGTTCCGGAGATCGACCAGACGTACTGGATCGCCGGGTTCAACACCGGCATCGCTCCCCGCGGGATCACCGTGCTCTCGAACGTGCGCGGGTACGGCGCGCCCGTCCCGGATCCGGGGACCCGCCAAACGGTGGTAGAGTTGTCTCCCGCGGGTGCGTCGGAGGACTCCGCGGCGCGGTACACGGTCAGGCAGGTCTGGCCCCAGCAGGCCTTTTACGCGCCGTTTCCCAAGCGCGAGATTCTTCTGGTCGGCCGCGGCGAGACTTCGGACTGGCTGCTCCGCAGCATCAAAGCCGGCATGGCGATCGACGTCGGACTGCAAACGGCCCCCGACTGGCGGGCGTTCGCGACGGTCCTGGGCGGAGGACCGCTCCTCGTGCAGAACGGGCGGCTCGTCGACGATCCGTACAATCCGGTGCCTCGGGAGCGCGACAAGCCCAACCCCGTCTCCGCGGTGGGCGTCTCCGGGGACGGGAAGACGATGCTGCTCGTCGCCGTCGACGGCCGGCAGCCCCATCTGAGCGTGGGCCTCACGCAGCCCCAGCTCGCGGCGTACATGCGGTGGCTCGGCGCCTCTCAGGCGATGGAGTTCGACAGCGGCGGGTCGGTCACGATGGCCCTGCGCCTCCCGGGCCGTCCCGCGCCCGTCGTCGTCAACTCGCCGTCCGATGGCCACGAGCGCGCGGTGGCCAACGCCCTGATCATCTTCAGCAGGCCGTCCGCGAAGTCGCGCTAGGCCGCGCCACCCGGCTACTTCCGTTTCGCGGCGCGTTGCGCGGCGGCGCGCTTCGCCGCTGTGGGTGCGCGGCGCGTCGCCGGCGCCCTGGATGCGCTGCGCTTGGCGGCCTTCGGTGGGATCGACTGAGCATACGCCAGCGACCGCTCGATCCAGGACGCGAGGGACCTGGGGCGCGCGACCAACGCGGGAGGCGCGACGACATATTCGCGCATCGGCCGGCCCGGCATCGGTTCGAACGCCGCCGATCCGTCGATCCGTAGGAAGGACACGCGGTCGTCTTCCGGCAGCCGCAGCACCAGCGAATCCTGGAACAGCGACATGAACAGGTTGCCCCCGACGAACGCGGCCGGATAGCCGAACATCTTCCGGCGCTCGACCCGAGGATCGTCCGGGACGATCGCATCGAACGTCCGGACCAGCGCCTCGGGAGACTTGCGCCACTTCATCGCCATCGGGCACCTCCGGCGGTCTGCCTGCGCCGCTCCATCCACCGCGGCTCCATCTACTAT harbors:
- a CDS encoding alpha/beta fold hydrolase, which codes for MTPPAASSKSARPADALPTVLIPGLLCTPRLYAEQLSALWRFGPVTVADHTRDDSVAGIARRLLAAAPPRFALVGLSMGGYTAFEVMRAAPDRVARLALLDTSARADLPEQGERRRAMIALACEGRFAEVIEPLFLSWVHPSRRTDVTLRAIVQGMAEDTGPDAFVRQITAIMTRPDSRPGLAAIRCPTLVLVGDKDEATSPDRAAEIADGIPGARLVTVPDAGHLTALEQPGHVARALVDWMEMGAR
- a CDS encoding carbohydrate ABC transporter permease, producing MSARVQAGLTHALLIVWAAVMIFPFLWMLATSLKPAPEILAFPPHLLPRAPTVLNYVRAFQTAPFGRFFLNSLIVAALSTAVIVATSTVAGYVFGKFRFPGDTAIFMLFLATAILPLETYMVPLYLTMRDWHWINSYPGLVAPYLVMSFGVFIMRQYFRTALPDELLDAARIDGASEWRIFLRIAVPAASSAMAAVAIFAAIQAWTGFIWPLIIASSQDMYTMEVGLAFFQQRFTIDYGAITAGATVSAVPIIAVFLFFRRHITEGIAFTGFR
- a CDS encoding neutral/alkaline non-lysosomal ceramidase N-terminal domain-containing protein encodes the protein MGAAKTVITPPPGAGLAGFAARESGARGVHDDLYARALVLEDGGERAALILCDLCELDGPFVARVRRRVEEACGIPRAAVMVAATHTHGAPATIALCCAPPDPRWLGTLEHGAAAVAAEACRNLEPADAAVGCGREASVGRNRRRPDGPVDPTVTVVRFDRVDTAPASLVHYACHPTVLGPDNVLVTRDYVGFTVDAVERVTDGWGAFANGACGDINVGHSAGQTALGLPTPGRTFERAEALGLRLAVEAIRASRDARPVRGPLATRRRAVTVPVRSLPEPEARSTVLAQRRHVESLVTAGAAADATAEARLELFYAESALRWAERDAGPTEETEVQAMAIGDLALIALPGEFFAESGQRLRDRSPFPHTVVMGYANGCLGYVPPASAFEEGGYETRLSPWSRVAPDAEAAILEAAGGILDELRNATSP
- a CDS encoding TfoX/Sxy family protein, which translates into the protein MAMKWRKSPEALVRTFDAIVPDDPRVERRKMFGYPAAFVGGNLFMSLFQDSLVLRLPEDDRVSFLRIDGSAAFEPMPGRPMREYVVAPPALVARPRSLASWIERSLAYAQSIPPKAAKRSASRAPATRRAPTAAKRAAAQRAAKRK
- a CDS encoding sugar ABC transporter permease; this translates as MGAPRTAAALPPHSPAGARAASRPRLSRVVLGRYAFCYAMLLVPAAFFVLFRVIPIVQTLRLSVFSWDLISRVKPFVGLENFSALLADSNFRLALSNTTVFAVVTVVAGVALALVVALPLARRLRFEGAYQFIYFLPFITPTVPEAVVWKWIYDARYGILNYALSFVGIQPVGWLLEPRTTLWAVIIMSVWKTLGYNMVLFIIGLRAIPAEYTEAGLIDGATGWRFFRYLTLPLLMPTVLLVTVISTIGAYNVFTQVYVMAADIQGSPGSVVRVLIYDIFENAFRFYRMGYASAEATVFFAIVLLLTLAQFRVLRGGAE
- a CDS encoding amidohydrolase family protein produces the protein MDLAITGNDAFGRPMTVAVSGGRIESVRPADRASAPADLWVFPGFIDLQVNGFGGHDLNAADPTPEAVAGVARSLWRHGVTRFCPTICTASHEQMTAALRAVAQACDEMDWVGRAVVGVHVEGPYISPEDGPRGAHPAAHVRAPDWREVETFQRAAGGRIRVFTLAPERPGAMELIERLSRAGIVPAIGHTAATPDDIRAAVAAGVRLSTHLGNGAHATLPRHPNYIWAQLAEDVLSASLIVDGHHLPPEVVKVMIRAKGPARCVLISDAIWLADQPPGRYEFLGSPVELTPGGKVRLGNSGYLAGSALNLAGAVANAVRFADVGVAEAVAMASRQPAMLLGRQDLGSLVPGNAADLVLARWSPGDGPPRIVQTVVDGAVVYANGSR
- a CDS encoding SIS domain-containing protein — encoded protein: MSVTQRFLERVREYHDRIAREEADRIAAAARLIADCIGGGGLVHVIGPGGHSMLAAEECFYRAGGFVPIDAILDDGFWLGSGAARSTRIERTPGYTKAILDGYQLRRGEVLMIVNAYGVNAATIDAAGEGRARGLTTIGVTSVEHSRSLPRDHPARHPSGRNLFEVVDVYVDTKVPVGDGVLRLPGLDEPVGPISTLNNAFALNAMLLEAMALLLGRGQTPPIWRSANSPGGDEFNRRYFEEYGTRIRRLL
- a CDS encoding RidA family protein; the protein is MTGIERIRLEGVLPAPVSHYCDAVRAGDILYVSGIVAMDRDGRVVGAGDAARQTEQIFEHIAKVLAHVGADASRITSVLIHLTNMDDRVRINPVRIRYFGEHRPASTLVQVAALIHPDLLVEVTCTAYLGH
- a CDS encoding extracellular solute-binding protein yields the protein MQRTWQQARWLGLALAVAVAALGGAAAPGGAAPSINLAIWSGYPELQPVYQAAADAYDRAHPNVHTTVLVTQLRDYERKLAASIPSGTAGDILEVDDATVFRYIDAGLIAKAPPDMAQYVRGRGFGTASQQHATVGSDVYGVPWFAGIGALFYNTDMFKEAGISGPPRTMDELAADAKKLVKTDAQGRVTRSGISLRLFGAGSGVAEKFTILMWPRGGEILTRNAQGKYKAGYANDAGAATLKMYLDALYVNKVDSFDIKHDAEAFELGQTAMFARESWVVGDAAKNAPALKYMAAPLPRDKRWGTIFNPVNLYVPQSSKNAAAAWDFIKFLTQAQYERQMLEQVGWIPLRQDVNYDPVLVKIPQYRAFLFQNKDFVYWSMPSIKDFDEIETKLADRLVAAYRDKSLTGNPGAIARILRTWADETNTILKRDGLYGE
- a CDS encoding urea carboxylase-associated family protein, translating into MTGERFEVRQVVPPRGGFAFLIKRAQRFRITDLEGRQVSDLVVFSTDDPTERLSQGNTRKLNNTWLLSTGHRLYSTKCRPLLTIVADTVGRHDLQSSACSPYDYPIRFGITDHPSCLAILRGVLEAHGIPEHLIPDPFNVFMNTEVAETGQIEVRAPLSKAGDYIEFQADMDCLVAMTACPQDQNACNGYHITPVQLDVFTA
- a CDS encoding glucosamine-6-phosphate deaminase — protein: MTPARSLRVERLAVQIYRTRDEMGQAAAAGAAATLRTAIDVRGEARALFASAPSQIEFLHTLAETREIDWSRVTAFHVDEYLRLPAGAPQAFGQFLREHLFDRVRPGRVWLLDGNAADVAGEIARYTGLLREAPVDLACIGVGENGHIAFNEPGDTDFDDPALLRVVALDERSRLQQVHDGCFEALAAVPKEAITLTVPAIVRAGRIVCVVPGPTKREALRVMLRGPVSTRCPASVLRRHPEAVLYADVESASEV
- a CDS encoding phosphodiester glycosidase family protein, whose protein sequence is MLLFTAEAGVAGSPPFWPAVQVSHGSSTRIAPGISYAHYTLRTSDGPLNIHQLRVDLDNPSVRLSTALANNQLISGDETVSSMMTHWNGAIAAVNGDFFDIGDSGMPLNIMVKDGRLLRSPSGWTALAIGRDGSARIAHFRWAASIAVPEIDQTYWIAGFNTGIAPRGITVLSNVRGYGAPVPDPGTRQTVVELSPAGASEDSAARYTVRQVWPQQAFYAPFPKREILLVGRGETSDWLLRSIKAGMAIDVGLQTAPDWRAFATVLGGGPLLVQNGRLVDDPYNPVPRERDKPNPVSAVGVSGDGKTMLLVAVDGRQPHLSVGLTQPQLAAYMRWLGASQAMEFDSGGSVTMALRLPGRPAPVVVNSPSDGHERAVANALIIFSRPSAKSR